The following coding sequences lie in one Sorghum bicolor cultivar BTx623 chromosome 6, Sorghum_bicolor_NCBIv3, whole genome shotgun sequence genomic window:
- the LOC8073693 gene encoding sn1-specific diacylglycerol lipase beta, with protein sequence MPRKPLLPTRGSTAPPPLLLLRRLLPRRRAISSPPPPPARRRTAAMPPRAGDSAAAAAAAASFRIGMVRVVSFLVGGLNLAVLLLGLYLIDVVLPSGCGEGLAFAAAPALAGVRVLAMIGAARAQHATADAIAKRHLHECDASVAADAVARHEIRVRYKRWLWWTRFGMAVGALQLIAATYLMFVIVRDLSKERRSTSCFFGQDEADQVSGRALIALFLILSWVVVIVQCFTGSDILRWRSFYATHDMAWKAHYREVFDHGIREALCCLGRAKYLTVLEEDEVYSVARLLGDLVAYRASGTGHLELLAGLALLQKHGNLPESQTDLMEASHELMQEAAFLHPFAEACYTGPLLDVGRNPILFPCAWVYRQGVLTPWARRRRPALDGDNWWRGHAAAFLRFVNIPPKALLRGRVCQSKREAAYFVVVLHEKRTVVIGVRGTETPEDLITDGLCRECTFTMEDLDGLVNSEQLPATTRERVISTFPHYGHGGIVESARELFMQLNECTGENTSSGRLGFLSTLMGEGSECHGYKVRLVGHSLGGAVATVLGMMLFGKYPDVHVYAYGPLPCVDFVIAEACSQFVTTIVCNDEFSSRLSINSILRLRSAAISALSDNSPADTAMIQKLARRILHVNRYHDNGPDDGIIQGYTDHTRTSGTAVPNERQISHQVPLCNTEPDLQNMQNGFVGYNGSNASIDEHLSYEGINSGHDVQIIPLDGADSGFEEHPTSYREIPMEPPEMFLPGLIVHIVRQRRSLFPLWKCWSIQETEPPYKAVLAKRENFRDIVVTPSMFTDHLPWRCHFAMQKILEAQTPMHRRANSDSPIQHLV encoded by the exons ATGCCTAGAAAGCCCCTCCTCCCCACCCGCGGGTCCACCGCCCCtcccccgctcctcctcctccgccgcctcctcccccgccgccgCGCGATCTCctctcccccgccgccgcccgcccggCGGAGGACCGCCGCCATGCCCCCCCGCGCCGGCGactccgccgccgcggcggcggcggcggcctccttCCGTATCGGGATGGTGCGGGTGGTCTCCTTCCTTGTAGGCGGGCTTAATCTCGCGGTGCTGCTACTCGGGCTCTACCTCATCGACGTCGTGCTCCCGTCGGGGTGCGGCGAGGGGCTCGCTTTCGCCGCTGCGCCCGCGCTGGCCGGTGTCCGCGTGCTCGCCATGatcggcgccgcgcgcgcgcagcACGCCACGGCGGACGCCATAGCTAAGCGCCACCTCCACGAGTGCGACGCCTCTGTCGCAGCTGATGCCGTAGCTCGCCACGAGATTAGG GTGAGGTACAAACGCTGGTTGTGGTGGACCAGATTTGGTATGGCAGTTGGTGCATTGCAGTTGATTGCAGCAACTTATCTCATGTTTGTCATTGTAAGAGATCTCTCGAAAGAAAGAAGATCCACTTCCTGCTTCTTTG GACAGGATGAAGCTGATCAGGTCTCAGGACGAGCACTTATTGCTTTATTTCTGATCCTTTCCTGGGTTGTGGTCATTGTTCAATGCTTCACGGGTTCTGATATATTGAGGTGGCGATCATTTTATGCAACACATGATATGGCATGGAAAGCTCATTACAGGGAAGTGTTCGACCACGGAATTCGAGAAGCTTTGTGCTGCCTAGGACGTGCAAAATATCT AACCGTATTGGAAGAAGATGAGGTTTATTCTGTTGCAAGACTCCTTGGTGATTTGGTTGCATATCGTGCTTCTGGGACAGGACATTTGGAGCTCTTAGCAG GGCTTGCTCTATTGCAGAAGCATGGTAATTTACCTGAATCGCAGACTGACCTTATGGAGGCATCCCATGAGCTTATGCAAGAAGCTGCTTTCCTCCATCCATTTGCAGAAGCATGTTACACG GGACCGCTTCTTGATGTTGGACGAAATCCTATTCTGTTTCCCTGTGCATGGGTTTATAGACAAGGTGTGTTAACTCCATGGGCACGCAGAAG ACGCCCTGCACTTGATGGTGATAATTGGTGGCGAGGCCATGCGGCAGCCTTCCTTAGATTTGTTAATATACCACCTAAAGCACTTCTGAGAGGGCGTGTTTGTCAG AGCAAGCGTGAAGCTGCTTATTTTGTTGTGGTTCTCCATGAAAAAAGAACTGTTGTTATTGGGGTTCGTGGAACAGAGACACCAGAGGATCTCATAACTGATGGATTATGCAGAGAATGCACTTTTACTATGGAAGATTTGGATGGACTAGTAAA TAGTGAACAATTACCTGCAACTACAAGAGAGAGAGTTATTTCAACATTTCCACATTATGGGCATGGTGGAATTGTAGAGTCTGCGAGGGAGCTTTTTATGCAACTAAATGAATGCACAGgag AAAACACATCGTCTGGAAGACTTGGATTCCTTTCTACACTGATGGGGGAGGGCAGTGAGTGTCATGGATATAAAGTTcgtcttgttgggcattctttaGGAGGCGCTGTTGCTACAGTCCTAGGAATGATG CTTTTTGGCAAATACCCAGACGTGCATGTATATGCATATGGACCACTTCCTTGTGTGGACTTTGTAATAGCGGAAGCATGTTCGCAATTTGTCACAAC CATTGTTTGCAATGATGAATTTTCCTCTCGCCTTTCAATCAATTCGATCCTTAGGCTACGATCTGCTGCAATAAGTGCTCTTTCAGATAACTCTCCAGCTGATACAGCAATGATACAAAAGCTTGCTCGAAGAATTTTGCATGTGAACAGGTATCATGATAATGGTCCTGATGATGGCATAATCCAGGGCTACACTGATCATACAAGAACATCAG GTACGGCAGTACCGAATGAAAGACAAATTTCTCATCAGGTTCCATTATGCAATACTGAGCCAGATCTCCAAAATATGCAAAATGGCTTTGTCGGGTATAATGGATCCAATGCATCCATAGATGAGCATCTGAGCTATGAAGGCATAAACAGTGGCCATGATGTGCAAATAATTCCCCTTGATGGGGCTGATTCTGGTTTCGAAGAGCACCCGACATCTTACAGAGAAATACCAATGGAGCCTCCTGAGATGTTTCTTCCAGGCTTAATTGTTCACATAGTGCGGCAAAGAAGAAGTCTCTTTCCTCTTTGGAAATGCTGGAGCATTCAGGAAACTGAACCACCATACAAAGCTGTTTTAGCGAAAAGGGAGAACTTCAGGGATATAGTGGTTACTCCTTCCATGTTTACAGATCACTTACCATGGAG GTGCCACTTTGCTATGCAGAAAATTCTTGAAGCTCAAACGCCTATGCATAGGCGTGCAAATTCCGATTCACCCATACAACATTTGGTCTGA